A single window of Salvia splendens isolate huo1 chromosome 6, SspV2, whole genome shotgun sequence DNA harbors:
- the LOC121809553 gene encoding cellulose synthase-like protein G2, with translation MEKSVPMNDWKAMKAQRAINRVHLFIHGAALAALFYYRITTIATTTSSSTHFVAHLVIFTAELTLSFIWLLSQASLWNPVARTVYPERLPSDDDLPSLDVFICTADPVKEPSLGVMNTVISALALDYPPTKLHLYLSDDGGSPVTLRALQQARSFAKVWLPFCRKYKLKNRCPQPYFLGEEIIGLEEGRVGDSDSDSDSDHSFVDKKAIEEAYEDFKISLGKIVIEEDVGASRDHSSTIEVMSDDEEFPLVVYVAREKRPSHPHNFKAGALNVLLRVSGMMSNSPYILSLDCDMYCNDPTSARQAMCFHLDPKLSQNLAFVQFPQIFHNIRRNHDIYDGAMRFIWTKWDGLNGLRGPVLSGTGFYIKREALYGIRKLQPNVDLNQLKEYYGSSNEFIKSIYRSYKTNFPSTDESLQKEVQLLASYSYDKGTKWGQEVGYRYFAVVEDYFTGFNLHCEGWISVYFAPSRPCFLGSSPISLSETLVQNMRWFLGLSQVALSKYSPLVYGAMRMSVLQSIAYAELACYPIYFLPVYILAFLPQLCLLAGLPLYPQVSSPFFAVFVFVLISSQLKQAQEVMASGDSLRTWVNEHRVWVMKSLTSYSFAVANAILEKMGLAKASFVPTSKVTDGEVDKLYQMGKYDFQAPPAFMVILCSIYMINLGALVIGFGRVLVNGKINEMAMQAFLPLFGVILHYPLMEGMVLRKDGGRVSPSVSLLSALVSSLLLSAYALLSQY, from the exons ATGGAGAAGTCAGTCCCAATGAATGATTGGAAAGCCATGAAAGCTCAAAGAGCAATAAACAGAGTCCATTTATTCATCCATGGCGCTGCTTTAGCTGCCCTGTTTTACTACAGAATCACCACCATAGCCACAACCACAAGCAGCAGTACTCATTTTGTAGCCCACCTTGTCATCTTCACGGCCGAGCTGACTCTCTCCTTTATATGGCTGCTCAGCCAGGCTTCTCTGTGGAACCCCGTTGCTCGAACGGTGTATCCGGAGAGACTCCCTTCCGACGATGATCTTCCATCGTTGGATGTGTTCATCTGCACCGCCGATCCCGTGAAGGAGCCAAGCTTGGGTGTCATGAACACCGTTATATCGGCCTTGGCTCTCGACTACCCTCCTACTAAACTCCATCTCTATCTCTCCGACGATGGGGGCTCACCTGTCACGCTCCGCGCCCTGCAACAGGCGCGGAGCTTTGCCAAGGTGTGGCTCCCGTTTTGTAGGAAGTATAAGCTGAAGAACAGGTGCCCTCAACCTTATTTTTTGGGAGAGGAGATAATTGGCCTTGAAGAAGGAAGAGTTGGTGATAGTGATAGTGATAGTGATAGTGATCACTCTTTTGTTGATAAGAAGGCAATTGAG GaagcgtatgaggatttcaagATCTCTTTGGGCAAGATTGTGATTGAGGAAGACGTTGGAGCCAGTAGGGACCATTCATCAACTATCGAG GTGATGAGTGATGATGAAGAGTTTCCGCTTGTAGTTTACGTTGCTCGGGAGAAAAGGCCGTCTCATCCACACAATTTCAAAGCAGGAGCCCTCAACGTTCTT CTACGAGTATCAGGCATGATGAGCAACTCGCCATACATACTCTCGCTGGATTGCGACATGTACTGCAACGATCCGACATCAGCTCGTCAAGCAATGTGCTTCCATCTGGACCCTAAACTCTCCCAGAATCTTGCATTTGTTCAGTTCCCACAAATATTTCACAACATCAGGCGCAACCATGATATCTATGATGGTGCCATGAGATTTATTTGG ACAAAATGGGACGGCTTAAATGGCCTTAGAGGGCCAGTCTTGTCAGGGACAGGGTTTTATATCAAGAGGGAAGCACTCTACGGAATTCGGAAACTTCAACCAA ATGTTGATCTCAACCAGCTTAAGGAATATTACGGCTCTTCCAACGAGTTCATAAAGTCGATTTACAGAAGCTACAAAACGAACTTCCCAAGCACTGATGAATCATTGCAGAAAGAGGTGCAATTGCTAGCTTCTTACAGCTACGACAAGGGTACAAAATGGGGGCAAGAG GTGGGATATAGATATTTCGCAGTAGTAGAGGATTACTTCACAGGGTTCAACCTGCATTGCGAAGGCTGGATTTCAGTGTATTTTGCACCTTCAAGGCCATGTTTCTTGGGTTCTTCTCCTATAAGCCTTAGTGAAACTCTTGTCCAAAACATGAGGTGGTTCCTCGGATTGAGCCAGGTTGCATTGTCCAAATATTCCCCCTTGGTTTATGGGGCCATGCGAATGTCAGTTTTGCAAAGCATAGCCTATGCAGAACTAGCATGTTACCCGATTTACTTCCTCCCTGTTTACATTCTAGCCTTCCTTCCCCAGCTCTGCCTCCTTGCCGGTCTCCCTCTCTACCCTCAG GTTTCAAGTCCATTTTTCGCGGTGTTTGTGTTTGTATTAATCTCATCGCAACTCAAACAAGCGCAGGAGGTGATGGCGTCAGGGGATTCGCTCAGGACTTGGGTGAACGAGCATAGGGTATGGGTGATGAAGTCATTGACGTCTTACTCTTTCGCTGTTGCGAATGCGATTTTGGAGAAGATGGGACTGGCCAAAGCTAGCTTTGTGCCAACAAGCAAAGTCACTGATGGTGAAGTGGATAAgctttatcaaatggggaaatACGACTTCCAAGCTCCACCTGCATTCATGGTTATACTGTGCTCCATTTATATGATAAATCTGGGTGCCTTGGTCATCGGATTTGGGAGGGTTCTGGTGAATGGGAAGATAAATGAGATGGCAATGCAGGCTTTTCTACCATTGTTTGGCGTAATTTTGCATTACCCTTTGATGGAAGGAATGGTGTTGAGGAAGGATGGAGGCAGAGTTTCACCCTCGGTTTCACTTCTTTCTGCTCTAGTTTCCTCTCTACTACTTTCAGCTTATGCACTCCTTTCTCAATACTAA